A genome region from Tolypothrix sp. PCC 7712 includes the following:
- a CDS encoding pentapeptide repeat-containing protein, whose amino-acid sequence MNKKLSIRICTSILCVLLGGVVAITAIIGFVPTALALEYNKEILIEADFSNRDLTDSSFAKANLRQSNFSGSDLSAVSFFAANLESANFAGANLSNATLDSARLIKANLTNAVLEGAFAASAKFDGAIIDGADFTDVLLRPDEQKKLCKVAKGTNPTTGRDTRDSLFCP is encoded by the coding sequence ATGAATAAAAAATTAAGTATTAGGATTTGCACAAGTATACTCTGTGTATTGCTGGGGGGAGTAGTTGCCATTACCGCAATTATTGGTTTTGTACCTACAGCTTTGGCACTAGAATACAACAAAGAAATTTTGATAGAAGCTGATTTTTCTAACAGAGATTTAACAGATTCTAGTTTTGCGAAAGCTAATCTCAGACAGAGCAACTTTTCTGGTTCAGACTTGAGTGCTGTTAGCTTCTTCGCAGCTAATTTAGAATCGGCAAATTTTGCAGGAGCAAATCTTAGCAATGCTACTTTAGATTCAGCTCGTCTTATCAAAGCAAATTTGACAAATGCAGTGTTAGAAGGTGCTTTTGCTGCTAGTGCTAAGTTTGATGGTGCGATTATTGATGGCGCAGATTTTACTGATGTATTGCTGCGTCCAGATGAGCAGAAAAAATTATGCAAGGTTGCTAAAGGCACTAATCCCACTACAGGACGGGATACGCGAGATAGCTTGTTTTGTCCTTAG